GCGGGCTTGCACGTTGTGCGAGAAGCCGACGTTCTCGGGGGCGTGCTCGGCATCCCAGATCAATTGCTCCGCCAGAGCATGCTTCGGATTGAAGTGCAGATCGCCGAACGATCCCTCGCCCGGCCGCGCCTCGACGCCGCGGACCACGCCGATCCGGTCCTGGTAGTCGCGCGGGGCGAGCGCGCTTCCCTTGGGATGGTTCACATTCACTTTGGCTCCTTCATAGAGGGCCGCGGCCCGGCCGAGCGCCTCGGGCAAATACTCGCGGCCGTTCCGCGAATGCAGCCCGAGAATCTTCACGCCGCGAATCACGCCCGCCGCGCGATCCACCCGCACCCGCACGCCGCGCGAATCGCAGTATTCCTGAATCGTTTCGTCCATCGAACTTCTTCCCTTTCTGTTAAGCACGCGACACCGAGACCAATTAAAAAGCCCACACGGCGCGGTGACCGCGCCGGTGGGCTCTTGCCGATTCCGTTGCGGGCTCGGCTCGATACCTGGATTGTGTTACGAATCCGTTCTTATCCACAGATTTCGCAGATTTCCACAGATGAATTACGAGGGATTTTTTATGAGGAAGCCAGGAGGCCAGGATTTGCGACATCCCTCTCCTGCCTTCCTGGTCTCCTCATAAAACAATCTGCGTCAATCTGTGAAATCTGTGGATGATTTCCCCGTAGCTTATTTCTCAATTCGCTCGACCAAGCGGCGGATGTGCTGGATCGTGCCGTCTTGGATCGCCAATTCGATCGCCGCCTTGCCATGAAAACCGCGCCGCAGCGACTCGGCCAGCAACTCCGCCAAAGCGGATTCCACTTGGCTCACCTTCGTCTGATTCACCGTCGTGTTCCGCAGCGTAAGCATGGGGTGTAGTATACATATTTACACTATTCTCTCAAGGTCGGATTTTGTGCCACTCCCGAGAATCTGCAATTTCGTCGGTCGGCACGATCGCAATCGCGCGTTCATTGATCGACAAGATTGCAAGTGCGCGTTCGTCAGTCGGCCGGACAGCGATCGCGTTTTCCGCAATCGGCCTGAAAGGCCGAAGGAGCCCAGCCCAGGGTGAAGCAACGTCGTCCGCAAGGACGACCAGCGCAACCCTGGGAACCGATGCGATAAGAACCGGCCAAGCCCCGAAAGGGCGAGGGAGATTCCACGCGATCTGAAGGTCCGCGCGGAGTCTCCATCCCAATCAAACGATCGTCGCACTTGTGAGTCCGCGATTGAGCCATCAACGTCGCTCCGTCGCCCTTTCAGGGCTTTGAATTCTGAATGCGATCGTGACCCAGCGGGTTCCATCCGCCGTCGGCGGACTCCGCCCTGGGCTGGGCTCCGCCGGCCTTTCAGGCCGATTTTGAGTCTTCTATAATGGTTCGATGTCGCAGAGAATCACTGAGCCAACATGTTGACGGTGAGTTTGCGAGGAGTCTGACCGTGATCCTCTTCCTTCTTGTTCGACCGCTGTCGCATATCCGGCAGCGCCACATTAACGACTGCGGGATTGCCGCTGCCGCCATTGCGGCAAACGTGCCTTACGAGACTGCCGCCGCACACAGCCCTGCTCGCCCAGGGGAACGCGGCGTAGGTACTCAAGAAATCGTGCCATTACTTGAATGCTTGACCAACACCGACTGGAGAACCCCCGAAACGGGATGGTTCCACCCGGTTTTCCGACTTATCAAGACGGATGAGCTTCTTGTCCTTGTGATCCGCCATCGGAAATGGTCCGGACCCTCACATTACATCACGGTCAAGGGCGGATGGGTGTACGATCCAGCATTTCCAACGCGATATCGTATCGAAAACTATCCGAGGGGAAACTGGCATGTACTGCTCAGGATTCGTCCTGGCCGTCAGTCGGAGACCGGATGGATCGCGGATCGTCTAAAGCTGGTTGGAAGCGCGCTCATTGTATTCTTTGCGATTTGGATACCCATTGTGTTCGGCAGTTGGCTTTTCGGCGCGAAATGACGGCGACAACGTAGTTGCAGGATTGCGACTAGAACGCCCCGTTCGCCACTCCCAATAGTTTTCCCGCGCTCACATCGAGCGGTAGCACGCCGGCGTCGATCTCCGTCGACTTCTGATTGCCATGTGCTTGATTGCCTGCGCGCCCCGCATGCGCTGCGAAATTGGCTTGCTCCCGCTCATAGTCGAGTCCCAATCGCTGGCTCCAGGTTTGTGGCGAGAGGATGCCGTTGGCGTTCTCGATTTGGAAGCGCTGGGTCTCTTGCATCTGATCGCGCACGGCGAGCGACGGCGCGACGCCGATGATTTCGATCGTCGCCAGCACCTCGCGCGGCAGTTGCCCCGCCGCGACCGCATTGGCCACGACGCGCCACATCAATTCGGTGTCGTCGGCCACTTGCTCCGCTTGCAGCCGCGCGAACATCCGCATCGCGGGGCCCTCGGCCACCATCGTCGAGGCGTAGTTGGCGTTTGAGGCGTCGGAAGTGAGCATGAACTCGGGCATGACTAGGCGGCTGGCGATCGCCCGCAGCTCGGCCTGCAGCACGGCAATGAAGCTGCCGGCATCGAGTCCCGCGGCGGGAAAGTCGTAGTCGATGTCGGCATGGGTGTCGAGGATCGTGCCCGGACCGTAGCGCTTGAAGTTCGTGGTCTGGCCGGTGAGCGTGTTGGTCACGCTGGCGCCGGCCCCCGCGGAGGCGAACTGCTCGACCGCGCTGCGATTGCTCCGATGGTGCTTGCGAATGAGCGCGATCGCCGATTGGATTTCCGCCACGACGCTCATATTGCGGAGCAGCTTTTCCGCCCGGCGGAGATTCTTGCGCACGGGGAAGAAAAGCGGCAGCCCGCGTCGCACATTGCCATCCACATTCGCCTTGCGATGCTGAATCTCGCCGGGATCGACGATCTGGCCATCGACGCAATAGCCGAGCACCGTTTCCACGTCATCCCGATCCGTGAGGATTCCCAGATGGGCCGATGGATCGGCGGCACGGTCGGGCGGAGTGGCGACCTGACCCGGCTCGACGAAGCGCACTCGCGTCGTGCCGTCGGCGGCGGCGAACAGACGAAGAAACACCTCGCCGTCGCGATCGCGGCGGAGCACGATCTCCTGCTGCCGCCGCTGCCAGGAATTCGTCGTCACGAAATCATCGAGCACGGCCTGCACGGCCGCGGGCCATTCGGGCGGCGCCTGCTGTCCTTTCTTGACCGCCGCGCGGTAGGTGTGCCCCGAGCCGACAATGAAGCTCACTCGGTTCTCATGCCCGTTGATTGCAAATTCGTTCGAAAGCGCGAGCAGCCGGCATTGATTGCGAATTTCGCGAAGCTGAGTCTCGGTGGTCGGGCCCCAGCCGCCAACGGCCACGGCATCCAACCCGCCGCCAAGCGGAAGCCAGGGAGTGCCATCGCCATCGAACAGCGCATCGAGCGGGTCGACAATGGTCGTGCAGAATTGCTCATAAGCCTCTTGCAGCCGCTGCTCGAGGCGAGAGAGTGGAGAGTCCGTTGTTGGCATGGTTTTTCACCTTTCATTTGGAATGTCGAATGTCTAAAGAAGTCCGAATGACGAAGCACGAATTGCTTCCGCTTGCGATTAGTCATTCGTGCTTCGTCATTCCTTAGACATTCGTCATTAGACATTCGACATTCCGTAAACATTCGTCATTCGCCGCTGGGGCATCACACACTCACCTTGAATCGATTTCCCAGTCCATCCACCGGCCGGCGATCGGCGAGCCAATCGGCGGCCAGGCGGATCGCCATCTCGGCGGCGTCCGGACCGTCGTCGTGATCGGCCACTGGAAATTCTTTCAACTGCTCGACCAGCATCCGCGTCGAAGGGGAATGCGATTTGAATTTGAGCCGCCGCTTTGAAAGCAGCGGCCCGAGCCGCCGGATCCGCGTTTGCTTGTTCACCTGGTTCTCGATTCCCCATGGCACGACGCCGTAAAGCCGTTGCCGGGCGAGTTCGGCCGTGAATTCTCCCGCGAGCAACTCCTGAAACTGGTTCATCTCGATGCCAAACACATCGGGCTTGAACCGCCGGCACAACTCGACCCCGTCGCTGACGATCTGGGGCGTCGGCCGGCGGGCCAGGTCGGCTTCGAGATAGAGCATCCCATGGCGATCGACGGCCAACATGACGAAGGCCGAGTAATCGCCGCGGCCCGAATCGCTTCCTTTGCTTGGATCGAGCGCCAGCGTTTTCACCTGCACGTCGGTCGGCCATTCGTCGAACCAGAGCCAATCCCCGAAGTAATCCTCGGGCCATTCGCACAATTCAGGATTGATCGGGACGTTTTGCTTCTCGCGCTCGAACGCCGTCCGCCCCGCCTCGACTCTCATGCACATCAGCGTGTACAGGTCCTCTTCCTCCGGCCAGAGCAAGACGGCGCCGGCCTCCATCTCGGCGCAATGGGCGTGGAAGAAAGTTCGCGCCGCTTCACGGCTATCCGGCCGCTCGACGTCGGCGTAAATCTGCTCCCATTCGCTCCAAAGCTGCATGTTGTTGGGCCAGCGCTCGATCGCTTGAAAGCGGCGCGAGGTCCAGCCGGGGGTTTCGTGCAGCTCCAGCGCCAGCGCCTCGCGATGCAACGCAGTCGCCAGATTCACGACGTTCGTCCGTTTGGTGCCCGCCTTCATCAACGTGCCATGGAACCAGCGAGCCGAGTGTTCGCGGGCCAGGCTCGATTCGATATGCCGATCGTCTTGGAGATCGTCGCAGACGATGAGCGTCGGCCGATGCTCGCGCTGCCTTCGGCCGCGGATGCGCTGGCCTGTTCCAAAGGCCTCGATCGTCACGCCGTTGGCCAGCCCCACGGCGTTCGCGCGCCAGACCGGGTACGCTTTCGGTGCGGTCGCGCACGCCGCCGGATAATCGGCGGCGATCCGCGGGTTCTCGCGCAGCTCGATCTTGATGTTCGCAAGATGGCCAACGGCCTGGTGCTTCGTGTCGGAGATGATCAAGATATACGGCTCGCGTCCTTCGAGCGCCGAGCGAAGGACGAACGCCAGCGTGCCGATGGTCGATTTCGCCCCGCCGCGCGGGCCGAGCACGTTCAACTTTCGCCCGCGCTCGGTTTTCATTTCCTCGAGCTGCTCGGCAAGCCAGCAATGCATCCGCGACGGCGACCGGCGGAAATGGTCCGGCAGATAGGCCCGCGCCCAAACGAGCAAGTTCCACTCCCGCGCCGCGGCGGCCTGGCTCCGCTCGGCCGAAAACTCCTCCGCGAGCGAATCGCGCAGGATGCGCGCCGAGCGGTTCGCCAATCCGAGGTCAATCCCGCGCCAGCCGAAGATCAAGTTGCTTTGCACGATGCCCTCGTTAAGGTAGTAGGCAAACTCCGTGTGCCGTAATCGACGTGCAGTTGTAGAGTGCGTCGAGCGCAGCGCTGACGCACCCTACGGTTTGGGGCGCTTCGGAACTGCTCTCGGCCGGTCGGCGAGCAGCTCGGCCAGCCGCGCCAGCACGCGCTGGCGCAGCGTCTTGCCCGGAATCTCGCCGACTATGATCCCGGCCAAGGCCTTGATGATTTCCGTCATCTGTTCGATCGTGATCGAATCGGGCGAACGGCGGGCGTAGCGCTCGGGGAACAACCGCTCCAACGCCCAGGCCGCCGCTCGCCACTGCTTGACA
This region of Pirellulales bacterium genomic DNA includes:
- a CDS encoding phage portal protein is translated as MPTTDSPLSRLEQRLQEAYEQFCTTIVDPLDALFDGDGTPWLPLGGGLDAVAVGGWGPTTETQLREIRNQCRLLALSNEFAINGHENRVSFIVGSGHTYRAAVKKGQQAPPEWPAAVQAVLDDFVTTNSWQRRQQEIVLRRDRDGEVFLRLFAAADGTTRVRFVEPGQVATPPDRAADPSAHLGILTDRDDVETVLGYCVDGQIVDPGEIQHRKANVDGNVRRGLPLFFPVRKNLRRAEKLLRNMSVVAEIQSAIALIRKHHRSNRSAVEQFASAGAGASVTNTLTGQTTNFKRYGPGTILDTHADIDYDFPAAGLDAGSFIAVLQAELRAIASRLVMPEFMLTSDASNANYASTMVAEGPAMRMFARLQAEQVADDTELMWRVVANAVAAGQLPREVLATIEIIGVAPSLAVRDQMQETQRFQIENANGILSPQTWSQRLGLDYEREQANFAAHAGRAGNQAHGNQKSTEIDAGVLPLDVSAGKLLGVANGAF